The following proteins are co-located in the Brachybacterium sacelli genome:
- a CDS encoding response regulator: protein MSPPEQADIRVLIVDDQSMIRGGFEALLDAQEGLQVVGTAADGAGITEIVRRLRPDVVLMDIRMPQVGGLDATRTVLAMPGTPPKIIMLTTFDADEYVFAALRAGASGFLLKDSTPEELVQAVRVVAGGDSLLAPRVTRALIADFVARPERSPRPDASLSALTDRELDVLRLVAQGLANREIAEELVMAEQTVKSHVSRMLTKLSLRDRTQLVVAAYESGLVRAGE from the coding sequence TCCACCCGAGCAGGCCGACATCCGCGTGCTGATCGTCGACGACCAGTCGATGATCCGCGGGGGCTTCGAAGCGCTGCTGGACGCCCAGGAAGGGCTCCAGGTCGTCGGCACTGCCGCGGACGGTGCGGGCATCACCGAGATCGTCCGCCGGCTGCGCCCCGACGTGGTGCTGATGGACATCCGCATGCCCCAGGTGGGCGGACTCGATGCGACCCGGACGGTGCTGGCGATGCCCGGCACCCCACCGAAGATCATCATGCTGACCACCTTCGACGCCGACGAGTACGTGTTCGCCGCCCTCCGTGCGGGGGCGAGCGGGTTCCTGCTCAAGGATTCCACACCCGAGGAGCTGGTCCAGGCGGTGCGCGTGGTCGCCGGGGGTGACTCGCTGCTGGCACCGCGCGTGACCCGCGCCCTGATCGCCGATTTCGTGGCCCGTCCCGAGCGGTCCCCGCGGCCCGACGCCAGTCTCAGCGCGCTCACCGACCGCGAGCTCGACGTGCTGCGTCTGGTGGCGCAGGGTCTGGCGAACCGGGAGATCGCCGAGGAGCTGGTGATGGCCGAACAGACCGTGAAGTCCCATGTCTCCCGCATGCTCACCAAACTGTCCCTGCGCGATCGCACGCAGCTGGTGGTGGCCGCCTATGAATCGGGGCTGGTGCGCGCGGGGGAGTGA
- a CDS encoding serine/threonine-protein kinase, whose translation MTTIMSDVIAGRIELLDPLARGASGSLWRAIDRRYGAVCAAKVMRQRDGAEVLRFVREQTVGSAQGLGAHPHLLPPYTWVAEDDTIVLVMPLVHGGTLAGALADHGALSPSLVAQLLRQLLDALAAMHASRWFHRDVKPANLLLEVTGEDSPHLLLADFGIALHESDVRLTETGFVHGTPGFMAPEILEGLGTSAAQDVWAAAACALEALAPLPPRERLEPAQLPRRVSEVLTGGADPAMGPLGELLQAMLEADPAGRPTAAEARDRIPPPTAPASAWARTADGRAFEVPDRVEATDALPQVPLDGPASLTGLAPGLHERLTALSRSASSPTERAVPDPPASQPARRTGGTWIGVLLLLIALLCLAGAAALLWAALA comes from the coding sequence ATGACCACCATCATGTCCGATGTCATCGCCGGCCGCATCGAGCTGCTCGATCCCCTCGCCCGGGGCGCCTCGGGGTCCCTGTGGCGTGCGATCGACCGTCGGTACGGAGCGGTCTGCGCGGCCAAGGTGATGCGTCAGCGCGACGGCGCCGAGGTGCTGCGCTTCGTGCGTGAGCAGACGGTCGGCTCGGCCCAGGGTCTGGGCGCGCACCCCCACCTCCTGCCGCCCTACACCTGGGTCGCGGAGGACGACACGATCGTGCTGGTGATGCCCCTCGTCCACGGTGGCACCCTGGCCGGGGCGCTCGCCGACCACGGGGCGCTCTCGCCCTCGCTGGTGGCCCAGCTGCTGCGGCAGCTGCTCGACGCCCTCGCCGCGATGCACGCGTCCCGCTGGTTCCACCGCGACGTCAAGCCCGCCAACCTGCTGCTGGAGGTCACCGGCGAGGACTCCCCGCACCTGCTGCTGGCCGATTTCGGCATCGCACTGCACGAGTCCGACGTGCGATTGACGGAGACCGGTTTCGTGCACGGGACCCCCGGCTTCATGGCCCCGGAGATCCTCGAGGGGCTCGGGACCTCCGCCGCCCAGGACGTCTGGGCTGCCGCGGCCTGCGCCCTCGAGGCCCTCGCCCCGCTGCCCCCACGGGAGCGCCTGGAGCCCGCCCAGCTCCCCCGGCGCGTCAGCGAGGTGCTCACCGGCGGCGCCGACCCGGCCATGGGGCCGCTGGGCGAGCTGCTGCAGGCGATGCTCGAGGCCGACCCGGCGGGCCGGCCCACCGCGGCGGAAGCCCGGGACCGGATCCCGCCGCCGACCGCCCCGGCCTCGGCATGGGCTCGCACCGCCGACGGCCGAGCCTTCGAGGTCCCCGACCGGGTCGAGGCGACGGACGCCCTGCCCCAGGTGCCGCTGGACGGCCCCGCCTCGCTCACCGGCCTCGCCCCGGGCCTCCACGAGCGGCTCACGGCCCTGTCCCGCTCGGCGAGCTCTCCCACCGAGCGCGCCGTCCCCGACCCGCCGGCCTCGCAACCGGCGCGTCGGACGGGAGGGACCTGGATCGGCGTGCTCCTGCTGCTGATCGCGCTGCTGTGCCTCGCCGGCGCCGCCGCCCTGCTGTGGGCGGCCCTGGCGTGA